Proteins found in one Bordetella genomosp. 9 genomic segment:
- the pncB gene encoding nicotinate phosphoribosyltransferase, giving the protein MIITSLLDTDLYKFSMMQVVLHHFPAAQVEYRYKCRTPGVNLRPYMDEIRAEIHHLCQLRFSDDELDYLRGLRFIKSDFVDFLGLFHLPERCIEVAEGEQPGEISIEVKGPWLHTILFEIPVLAIVNEVYFRNTRKHPDLEEGRSRLQSKMALVVSAPDMADFRVAEYGTRRRFSKVWHDEVVATMKASMGRMFAGTSNVALARKYDVLPLGTMGHEYLQACQALGPRLRDSQVFALEVWAKEYRGDLGIALSDVYGTDAFLRDFDMYFCKLFDGARHDSGDPFVWGERMIEHYKFNRVDPRTKTLVFSDALTFPRAIELARRFAGRCRVSFGIGTNLTNDLGHQPLQIVMKMVRCNGQPVAKVSDSPEKTMCDDPAYLAYLRQVFQLPPIREESVSK; this is encoded by the coding sequence ATGATAATCACCTCGCTGTTAGATACCGACCTGTACAAGTTCAGCATGATGCAGGTGGTCCTGCACCATTTTCCGGCCGCGCAGGTGGAATACCGGTACAAGTGCCGCACGCCCGGGGTGAACCTGCGCCCGTACATGGACGAGATCCGCGCGGAAATCCACCACCTGTGCCAGCTGCGGTTCAGCGACGACGAGCTCGACTATCTGCGCGGGCTGCGTTTCATCAAAAGCGATTTTGTCGATTTCCTGGGGCTGTTCCATCTGCCCGAGCGCTGTATCGAGGTCGCCGAAGGCGAGCAGCCGGGTGAAATATCCATCGAGGTGAAAGGCCCGTGGCTGCACACGATATTGTTCGAAATCCCGGTGCTGGCCATCGTCAACGAAGTCTATTTCCGCAATACCCGCAAGCATCCCGACCTGGAAGAAGGCCGCTCCCGCCTGCAGTCCAAAATGGCCCTGGTGGTCAGCGCGCCCGACATGGCGGATTTCCGGGTGGCGGAATACGGCACCCGCCGCCGGTTTTCCAAGGTCTGGCACGATGAAGTCGTGGCCACCATGAAAGCCAGCATGGGCAGGATGTTCGCCGGCACCAGCAACGTCGCCCTGGCGCGCAAATACGACGTGCTGCCCCTGGGCACCATGGGGCACGAGTACCTGCAGGCCTGCCAGGCGCTGGGCCCGCGCCTGCGCGATTCGCAGGTATTCGCCCTGGAGGTCTGGGCCAAGGAATACCGCGGCGACCTGGGTATCGCGCTGTCGGACGTCTATGGCACCGACGCCTTCCTGCGCGACTTCGATATGTATTTCTGCAAGCTGTTCGACGGCGCCCGCCACGATTCGGGCGACCCCTTCGTCTGGGGCGAGCGCATGATCGAGCACTACAAGTTCAACCGCGTGGACCCGCGCACCAAGACGCTGGTGTTTTCCGACGCCTTGACCTTTCCACGCGCCATCGAGCTGGCGCGGCGTTTCGCCGGGCGCTGCCGTGTATCGTTCGGCATCGGCACCAACCTGACCAACGACCTGGGGCACCAGCCGCTGCAGATCGTCATGAAAATGGTCCGCTGCAACGGGCAACCCGTCGCCAAGGTCTCGGATTCGCCGGAAAAGACCATGTGCGACGATCCCGCCTACCTGGCCTATCTGCGGCAAGTGTTCCAGTTGCCGCCGATCCGGGAAGAAAGCGTGTCGAAGTAG
- a CDS encoding tautomerase family protein: protein MPFANYKFPEGILDHARKEEIIHRTTAMFVEYFGEAARPYSMVLVEEVADGGWGRADETLTLAKMGLAPAPGQDKSS, encoded by the coding sequence ATGCCATTCGCCAACTACAAGTTCCCCGAAGGGATTCTGGATCACGCCCGCAAGGAAGAAATCATCCACCGGACCACGGCCATGTTCGTCGAATACTTCGGCGAGGCCGCCCGCCCCTATTCCATGGTGCTGGTGGAGGAAGTCGCCGACGGCGGCTGGGGCCGCGCCGACGAAACGCTGACCCTGGCCAAGATGGGGCTCGCCCCCGCCCCGGGGCAGGACAAGTCCAGCTGA
- the argE gene encoding acetylornithine deacetylase, whose product MDTRRWLETLVGFDTTSRNSNLALIETARDWLKEQGVQAWLAHNDDRTKANLFATLPARDGGEQGGIVLSGHTDVVPVDGQDWTADPFVLREHDGRLYGRGACDMKGFIATTLAMVPEFLSMPRAKPLHLAFSFDEEVGCAGAPYMLADLHERGIRPEGCVVGEPTGMQVVVAHKGINLYRCRVHGKAAHSSLTPHGCNAIEYAARLICHIRDVADAYKAKGPYDTFYDVPFSTLTTNLIRGGIAVNTIPSECEFAYEFRNLPGMAPDDIQREVQHYVDEVLLPRMRQEFPEARIDIERGPAAPGLEASEQAAITQLVRALTRDGATRKVAYGTEAGLFQGMGIPTVVCGPGHIEQAHKPDEYVAMDQLDACAAFLRRVGQSV is encoded by the coding sequence ATGGATACCCGTCGCTGGCTGGAAACGCTGGTGGGCTTCGACACCACCAGCCGCAACTCCAATCTCGCTCTCATCGAAACGGCTCGTGACTGGCTGAAAGAGCAGGGCGTGCAGGCCTGGCTGGCGCACAACGACGACCGCACCAAGGCCAATCTGTTCGCCACGCTGCCGGCGCGGGATGGCGGCGAACAGGGCGGCATCGTGCTGTCCGGCCATACCGACGTGGTGCCGGTGGACGGCCAGGACTGGACCGCCGATCCCTTCGTCTTGCGCGAACACGACGGCCGCCTGTACGGCCGTGGCGCCTGCGATATGAAGGGTTTCATCGCGACGACCCTGGCCATGGTGCCGGAATTCCTGTCCATGCCGCGCGCCAAGCCGCTGCACCTGGCGTTCTCCTTCGACGAGGAAGTCGGCTGCGCGGGCGCGCCCTACATGCTGGCGGACCTGCACGAACGCGGTATCCGTCCCGAGGGCTGCGTGGTCGGCGAACCGACCGGCATGCAGGTGGTGGTGGCCCACAAGGGCATCAATCTCTACCGCTGCCGCGTCCACGGCAAGGCCGCGCACTCGTCCCTGACGCCGCACGGCTGCAACGCCATCGAATACGCCGCGCGGCTGATCTGCCACATCCGCGACGTGGCCGATGCCTACAAGGCCAAGGGCCCGTACGACACTTTCTACGACGTGCCCTTCAGCACCTTGACGACCAACCTGATCCGCGGCGGCATCGCCGTGAACACCATCCCGTCCGAATGCGAATTCGCCTATGAATTCCGCAACCTGCCGGGCATGGCGCCGGACGATATCCAGCGCGAGGTCCAGCATTACGTGGACGAAGTGCTGCTGCCGCGCATGCGGCAGGAATTTCCCGAGGCCCGCATCGATATCGAGCGCGGCCCGGCCGCGCCCGGGCTGGAGGCCTCCGAGCAGGCGGCCATCACGCAGCTGGTGCGCGCCCTGACCCGCGACGGCGCCACCCGCAAGGTGGCCTACGGGACGGAAGCCGGCCTGTTCCAGGGCATGGGCATTCCCACCGTGGTCTGTGGCCCCGGCCACATCGAGCAGGCTCACAAGCCGGACGAATACGTGGCCATGGACCAGCTGGACGCCTGCGCGGCCTTCCTGCGGCGGGTCGGCCAGTCGGTCTAG
- the accD gene encoding acetyl-CoA carboxylase, carboxyltransferase subunit beta, giving the protein MSWIEKLLPPRINKTTEPSARRVPEGLWVKCPACESVLYNEDLAANLHVCPKCDHHMRIGARARIDSLLDLEGRVEIGQSIRSVDTLKFKDSRKYPERIQEAVKQTGETDALVVVSGSIRSVPAVVACFEFEFMGGSMGSVVGERFARGAQAALDQKTGFVCVAASGGARMQESLLSLMQMAKTNAMLTRLAAAGLPFISVLTDPTMGGVSASFAFMGDVVIAEPKALIGFAGPRVIEQTVREKLPEGFQRAEFLLQKGAVDMVVDRRQLREEIARLLALLTRQSADVVAA; this is encoded by the coding sequence ATGAGCTGGATCGAAAAACTCCTGCCTCCGCGCATCAACAAGACCACCGAACCCAGCGCGCGCCGCGTGCCTGAAGGTTTGTGGGTCAAGTGTCCGGCCTGCGAATCGGTGCTTTACAACGAAGACCTGGCCGCCAACCTGCATGTCTGCCCCAAGTGCGACCATCACATGCGCATCGGGGCCCGCGCGCGCATCGACTCGCTGCTGGACCTGGAAGGCCGCGTCGAAATCGGACAGAGCATCCGGTCCGTCGATACGCTCAAGTTCAAGGACAGCCGCAAGTACCCCGAGCGCATCCAGGAAGCGGTCAAGCAGACCGGCGAAACCGATGCGCTGGTGGTCGTCAGCGGCTCCATCCGCAGCGTCCCGGCGGTGGTGGCCTGCTTCGAATTCGAATTCATGGGCGGATCCATGGGCTCCGTCGTCGGCGAACGGTTCGCCCGCGGCGCCCAGGCGGCGCTGGACCAGAAGACCGGCTTCGTCTGCGTGGCGGCTTCCGGCGGCGCGCGCATGCAGGAAAGTCTGCTGTCGCTGATGCAGATGGCCAAGACCAACGCCATGCTGACCCGCCTGGCGGCCGCCGGGCTGCCGTTCATCAGCGTGTTGACCGATCCCACGATGGGCGGTGTGTCGGCCAGCTTCGCCTTCATGGGCGACGTGGTCATCGCCGAACCCAAGGCGCTGATCGGCTTTGCCGGCCCGCGCGTGATCGAGCAGACCGTGCGCGAAAAACTGCCTGAAGGTTTCCAGCGCGCCGAATTCCTGCTGCAGAAGGGCGCCGTCGACATGGTCGTGGACCGTCGCCAGCTGCGCGAGGAAATCGCCCGCCTGCTGGCCTTGCTGACGCGGCAGTCGGCCGACGTCGTCGCGGCCTGA
- a CDS encoding DoxX family protein: protein MTANELSVAKELPGWRGRLAHFNTRMTGCEPMLYAVLRVAFAVVLFTHGLPKALGVSHGSMADPMAGSINLIRTAMGLPFAPQLAFLVMLLETGGALMLGLGLCTRAMALLFAVEMAAISYALGPTWPWIDRGIEYPVLMGVLALYMAGRGGGAYALDRGIAKRL, encoded by the coding sequence ATGACCGCCAATGAACTGTCCGTTGCCAAGGAACTGCCCGGGTGGCGCGGACGACTCGCGCATTTCAATACCCGCATGACGGGCTGCGAGCCCATGCTTTATGCCGTGCTGCGCGTGGCGTTCGCCGTCGTCCTGTTCACGCATGGCCTGCCCAAGGCGCTGGGCGTGTCGCATGGGTCGATGGCGGACCCGATGGCGGGCTCGATCAACCTGATCCGGACGGCGATGGGGCTGCCGTTCGCGCCGCAACTGGCTTTCCTGGTCATGCTGCTGGAAACCGGCGGGGCATTGATGCTGGGATTGGGGCTGTGCACGCGGGCGATGGCCCTGCTGTTCGCGGTCGAGATGGCGGCGATCAGCTATGCGCTGGGGCCGACCTGGCCGTGGATCGACCGGGGTATCGAGTACCCGGTGCTGATGGGCGTGCTGGCGCTGTATATGGCGGGTCGCGGAGGCGGCGCCTATGCGCTGGACCGCGGGATCGCGAAACGGCTGTAG
- the trpA gene encoding tryptophan synthase subunit alpha — MTSQQDRIAAAFSRARGDKRAALIPYVAAGDPSPASCVPLMHALVRAGADVIELGVPFSDPMADGPVIQRATERAIAQGMSLHGVLDAVRQFRADDDRTPVVLMGYANPIERMGQAAFADAAHAAGVDGVLVVDYPPEEVQAFADLLGEKGIAPIFLLAPTSTDARIQAVGKVARGYVYYVSLRGVTGAGHLDTEDVAKRLADIRRHVHIPIGVGFGIRDADSAQRVAKVADAVVIGSKLIETMEQAVAGAAADRRDEAAITAARDWLGGIRSALDQAGRGAAAA, encoded by the coding sequence ATGACCTCACAACAAGACCGTATCGCCGCCGCTTTTTCCCGCGCCCGCGGCGATAAGCGCGCCGCCCTGATTCCCTACGTCGCCGCCGGCGATCCGTCGCCCGCGTCGTGCGTCCCGCTGATGCATGCGCTGGTGCGGGCGGGCGCGGACGTCATCGAACTCGGTGTGCCGTTTTCGGACCCCATGGCCGACGGCCCCGTCATCCAGCGCGCCACCGAGCGCGCCATCGCCCAGGGCATGAGCCTGCACGGCGTGCTCGATGCCGTCCGGCAATTCCGTGCCGACGACGATCGCACGCCCGTGGTGCTGATGGGATACGCCAATCCGATCGAGCGCATGGGGCAGGCCGCCTTCGCCGACGCCGCGCATGCGGCCGGCGTGGACGGTGTGCTGGTGGTCGACTATCCGCCCGAAGAAGTGCAGGCATTCGCCGACCTGCTGGGCGAAAAAGGCATCGCGCCCATCTTCCTGCTGGCGCCCACTTCCACGGACGCGCGCATCCAGGCCGTCGGCAAGGTCGCGCGCGGCTATGTCTACTACGTGTCGCTGCGCGGCGTGACCGGCGCCGGCCACCTGGATACGGAAGACGTCGCCAAGCGGCTGGCCGATATCCGCCGCCACGTGCATATTCCCATCGGCGTCGGGTTCGGCATCCGCGACGCCGATAGCGCCCAGCGCGTCGCCAAGGTGGCGGACGCGGTGGTGATCGGCAGCAAGCTTATCGAGACCATGGAACAGGCAGTCGCCGGCGCGGCCGCCGACCGTCGCGACGAAGCCGCCATCACGGCCGCGCGCGACTGGCTGGGCGGCATTCGTTCGGCCCTGGACCAGGCCGGACGCGGGGCGGCCGCGGCTTGA
- a CDS encoding RidA family protein codes for MSSIKRFNVEKRLSDMAVYNGVAYLAGQVPDDATLDITGQTQQVLATIDKLLAEAGTDKTKILMAQIFVANMKEFDGMNKAWDAWVAPGNSPPRATVESRLANPDYKVEIVVTAAVA; via the coding sequence ATGAGTTCCATCAAGCGCTTCAACGTCGAAAAACGTCTTTCCGACATGGCGGTGTACAACGGCGTGGCCTATCTGGCCGGCCAGGTGCCCGACGACGCCACGCTGGACATCACCGGGCAGACCCAGCAGGTGCTGGCGACCATCGACAAGCTGCTGGCCGAGGCCGGCACCGACAAGACCAAGATCCTGATGGCGCAGATTTTCGTCGCCAACATGAAGGAATTCGACGGCATGAACAAGGCGTGGGACGCCTGGGTCGCGCCGGGCAACTCGCCCCCGCGCGCCACGGTGGAATCCCGCCTGGCCAACCCCGACTACAAGGTCGAGATCGTGGTGACCGCCGCCGTCGCCTGA
- a CDS encoding RelA/SpoT family protein translates to MPELPDHDILTPFDDAWLDSAAAGLDAQGREQLQKAAAWAWPRFNDEQALTGEPLAGHAAGVTRILAGLQTDGATRVAAVLAALPADLSAPAPHARHDPLVAEFGQEIARLVQGARALLRLGAVARLASDSAAETGTQKEMQRKMLLAMAADLRIVLMRLASRLQSLRWHAATKVACPPELARETLDLYAPLANRLGIWQLKWELEDLSFRFLDPDRYKEIARLLEEKRVEREAFIADAVERVRTALRKAGIEAEVSGRPKHIYSIWNKMRIKKLDFTQMFDLRALRVIVKDVRECYTALALVHELWTPLLDEFDDYISRPKPNGYRSLHTVLVDRDGRPFEVQIRTQEMHQFAEYGMAAHWRYKEAGPRGGQVEASSEYDRQLSWMRQLLAWNADLDAAPPAASAAEAVAAGGEHIYVLTPQARVIELPAGSTPVDFAYHLHTDLGHRCRGARVDGQMVPLQTRLATGQTVEIIAAKAGGPSRDWLNPQLGFLASPRARAKVRNWFNAIELQQRITQGQALVEKELQRLGKTAINLEQLAQQLGFARADDLYVAAAKDEFSLRQIDSVFQQPAGPADDPGVVTHASRAESTEKGGKSGVLVVGVGSLMTQLARCCRPAPPDPIVGFVTRGRGVSIHRLDCHSYAALAEREPERVIEVAWGETGNTVYPVDISVRAHDRSGLLRDLSEVFARLRLNVIGVNTQSRNSLAHMVFTVEVHGGDALARALDALREVAGVTGATRK, encoded by the coding sequence ATGCCCGAGCTTCCCGACCACGATATCTTGACGCCCTTCGACGACGCGTGGCTCGATAGCGCCGCCGCCGGCCTGGACGCGCAAGGGCGTGAACAGCTGCAAAAAGCCGCCGCCTGGGCATGGCCGCGCTTCAACGACGAACAGGCGCTGACCGGCGAGCCCCTGGCCGGCCACGCGGCCGGCGTCACGCGCATCCTGGCCGGCCTGCAGACCGACGGCGCGACCCGCGTGGCCGCCGTGCTGGCGGCCTTGCCCGCCGACCTGTCGGCGCCGGCCCCGCACGCGCGGCACGATCCCCTGGTCGCGGAATTCGGCCAGGAAATCGCCCGTCTGGTGCAGGGCGCGCGCGCCCTGCTGCGCCTGGGCGCCGTGGCGCGCCTGGCCAGCGACAGCGCCGCCGAAACCGGTACGCAAAAGGAAATGCAGCGCAAGATGCTGCTGGCCATGGCCGCCGACCTGCGTATCGTCCTCATGCGCCTGGCTTCGCGCCTGCAGAGCTTGCGCTGGCATGCCGCCACCAAGGTCGCCTGCCCGCCGGAGCTGGCGCGCGAAACGCTGGACCTGTACGCGCCGCTGGCCAACCGGCTGGGCATATGGCAGCTGAAGTGGGAGCTGGAAGACCTGTCCTTCCGCTTCCTGGACCCCGATCGCTACAAGGAGATCGCCCGGCTGCTCGAAGAAAAACGCGTGGAACGCGAAGCCTTCATCGCCGATGCCGTGGAACGCGTGCGCACCGCGCTGCGCAAGGCCGGCATCGAAGCCGAAGTCAGCGGGCGTCCCAAGCACATCTACAGCATCTGGAACAAGATGCGCATCAAGAAGCTGGACTTCACCCAGATGTTCGACCTGCGCGCCCTGCGGGTCATCGTCAAGGACGTGCGCGAGTGCTATACGGCGCTGGCCCTGGTCCACGAACTGTGGACGCCGCTGCTGGATGAGTTCGACGACTATATTTCGCGGCCCAAGCCCAATGGCTATCGCTCGCTGCACACGGTGCTGGTGGACAGGGACGGGCGGCCCTTCGAAGTGCAGATCCGCACGCAGGAAATGCATCAATTCGCGGAATACGGGATGGCGGCGCACTGGCGCTACAAGGAGGCCGGGCCCCGGGGCGGCCAGGTGGAAGCGTCCAGCGAATACGACCGCCAGTTGTCCTGGATGCGCCAGTTGCTGGCGTGGAATGCCGACCTGGACGCGGCGCCGCCGGCCGCGAGCGCGGCCGAAGCCGTGGCGGCCGGTGGCGAACACATCTACGTCCTGACGCCGCAGGCGCGCGTGATCGAACTGCCCGCCGGTTCCACGCCGGTGGACTTCGCCTACCACCTGCACACCGACCTGGGCCATCGCTGCCGCGGCGCCCGGGTCGACGGCCAGATGGTGCCGCTGCAGACGCGGCTGGCCACCGGCCAGACCGTGGAAATCATCGCGGCCAAGGCCGGCGGGCCGTCGCGCGACTGGCTGAATCCGCAGCTGGGCTTCCTGGCCAGCCCGCGAGCGCGCGCCAAGGTGCGCAACTGGTTCAACGCCATCGAGCTGCAGCAGCGCATCACCCAGGGGCAGGCCCTGGTGGAAAAAGAGCTGCAGCGCCTGGGCAAGACGGCGATCAACCTGGAGCAGCTGGCGCAGCAACTGGGTTTCGCGCGGGCGGACGACCTGTACGTCGCCGCGGCCAAGGATGAATTCAGCCTGCGCCAGATCGATTCGGTCTTCCAGCAACCGGCCGGGCCGGCCGACGATCCCGGCGTTGTCACCCATGCCAGCCGGGCCGAGAGCACCGAAAAAGGCGGCAAGAGCGGGGTCCTGGTCGTCGGCGTGGGATCGTTGATGACCCAGCTGGCGCGCTGCTGCCGGCCGGCGCCGCCGGATCCCATCGTCGGCTTCGTCACGCGCGGCCGCGGCGTTTCCATCCATCGGCTGGATTGCCACAGCTATGCCGCGCTGGCGGAACGCGAGCCGGAGCGCGTCATCGAAGTCGCCTGGGGCGAAACCGGCAATACCGTGTACCCGGTGGACATCAGCGTGCGCGCCCATGACCGCTCCGGCCTGCTGCGCGACCTGTCCGAAGTCTTCGCGCGCCTGCGCCTGAACGTCATCGGCGTCAATACGCAAAGCCGCAACTCCCTGGCGCACATGGTGTTCACGGTCGAGGTCCATGGCGGCGACGCCCTGGCCCGCGCGCTGGACGCCCTGCGCGAAGTGGCCGGGGTCACGGGCGCGACCCGCAAGTAG
- a CDS encoding M90 family metallopeptidase, with the protein MLRWLLGRGAPAARVADVRARIEPALWDEVLQSYPFLAGLEAADAEELRARAAWLLASKTMNGASGLALTDFMRLSIAVQAALPILKLPTALYEGWEEIIVYPGGFAIPRRREDDLGVVHEYTEDAAGEAWDGGPVVLSWEDARLSEGAFNVVIHEFAHKLDLMGGDADGMPSLAGRPELNARLWQRVLDDSLDRFSQALEAVEAAIPPHVDPEGPEADPWYGQLPMDPYAATDEGEFFAVSSESFFVDPAPLAAALPEWYGLLRTYYRQDPLQRLPHGGVHSRPRL; encoded by the coding sequence ATGCTGCGATGGCTGCTTGGACGTGGCGCGCCCGCTGCCCGCGTCGCCGATGTGCGCGCCCGCATCGAACCCGCGCTGTGGGACGAAGTGCTGCAGTCATACCCCTTCCTGGCCGGGCTGGAAGCCGCCGACGCCGAGGAACTGCGCGCCCGCGCCGCCTGGCTGCTGGCCAGCAAGACCATGAACGGCGCGAGCGGCCTGGCGCTGACGGACTTCATGCGCCTGTCCATCGCGGTCCAGGCCGCCCTGCCCATCCTGAAGCTGCCCACGGCGCTGTATGAAGGCTGGGAAGAAATCATCGTCTACCCCGGCGGCTTCGCGATCCCGCGCCGGCGCGAAGACGACCTGGGCGTCGTGCACGAATACACCGAGGATGCCGCCGGCGAGGCCTGGGATGGCGGACCGGTCGTGCTGTCCTGGGAAGATGCGCGCCTGTCCGAAGGCGCCTTCAACGTCGTCATCCATGAGTTCGCCCACAAGCTGGACCTGATGGGCGGCGATGCCGACGGCATGCCCAGCCTGGCCGGCCGCCCCGAACTGAACGCGCGGCTGTGGCAGCGCGTGCTCGACGACAGCCTGGACCGCTTTTCGCAGGCGCTGGAGGCGGTGGAGGCCGCCATTCCGCCGCACGTCGATCCCGAAGGGCCGGAAGCCGACCCCTGGTACGGGCAATTGCCGATGGATCCCTATGCGGCGACCGACGAAGGAGAGTTCTTCGCGGTCAGTTCGGAATCGTTTTTCGTCGATCCCGCGCCGCTGGCGGCGGCGCTGCCGGAATGGTATGGGCTGTTGCGCACCTACTACCGGCAGGATCCCCTGCAGCGCCTGCCGCACGGCGGGGTGCACAGCCGGCCAAGGCTGTAG
- a CDS encoding acyloxyacyl hydrolase, translated as MNRGHKNKIIAGALTALAVACVTLPAQAQLARTNGGVSVQMGIGEKYNRTTVNYETAPLWNYDFGGGWGKLDLTGELGVSYWWAHQGAHPSSAWQLNAIPMFRWWLTDRFFFEGGVGPTVFNKTRFADKTISTAFQFGDHIGFGYQLTESSRLSLRYSHFSNASIKTPNPGLDVTQLTYTYLF; from the coding sequence ATGAACCGTGGTCATAAAAACAAAATCATTGCCGGCGCGCTGACCGCACTGGCAGTGGCATGCGTGACGCTTCCGGCGCAGGCGCAACTGGCGCGCACTAATGGCGGCGTCAGTGTGCAGATGGGTATCGGTGAAAAATACAACCGTACCACCGTCAATTACGAAACCGCGCCGCTGTGGAATTACGATTTCGGCGGCGGCTGGGGCAAGCTCGATCTGACGGGCGAACTCGGCGTGTCCTACTGGTGGGCGCACCAAGGCGCGCATCCCAGCAGCGCCTGGCAGCTGAACGCCATCCCCATGTTCCGCTGGTGGCTGACCGATCGCTTCTTCTTCGAAGGCGGCGTGGGCCCGACGGTCTTCAACAAGACGCGCTTCGCGGACAAGACCATCAGCACGGCCTTCCAGTTCGGCGACCATATCGGTTTCGGCTATCAGCTGACCGAATCCAGCCGCCTGAGCCTGCGGTATTCGCACTTCTCGAACGCCAGCATCAAGACCCCCAACCCGGGTCTGGATGTGACGCAGCTGACCTACACCTATCTGTTCTGA
- the trpB gene encoding tryptophan synthase subunit beta, translating into MAKPYDFPDAQGHFGPYGGVFVAETLMHALDELREAYDRYRVDPQFIEEFNYELKHFVGRPSPVYHARRWSSELGGAQIWFKREDLNHTGAHKVNNCIGQALLARRMGKPRVIAETGAGQHGVATATVAARYGMECIVYMGSEDIRRQASNVYRMKLLGAKVVPVESGSRTLKDALNEAMRDWVTNIGNTFYIIGTVAGPDPYPRMVRDFQTVIGKECLWQMPEEAGRQPDIVVAAVGGGSNAMGIFHPYIPYEDVQLVGVEAAGEGVETGRHAASIASGQVGVLHGNRTYVIQDANGQVQETHSVSAGLDYPGVGPEHAWLKDSGRASYVGVTDDDALKAFHDCCRIEGIMPALESSHAIAHAVRIAPTLPADTHILVCLSGRGDKDMHTVAERAGLTL; encoded by the coding sequence GTGGCGAAACCTTACGACTTTCCGGATGCCCAGGGCCATTTCGGTCCCTACGGCGGCGTATTCGTGGCGGAAACGCTCATGCACGCGCTCGACGAGCTGCGCGAAGCCTACGACAGGTATCGCGTGGATCCTCAATTCATCGAGGAATTCAACTACGAGCTCAAGCATTTCGTCGGCCGTCCCAGTCCCGTCTACCATGCCCGTCGCTGGTCGAGCGAGCTGGGCGGCGCGCAGATCTGGTTCAAGCGCGAAGACCTGAACCATACGGGCGCCCACAAGGTCAACAACTGCATCGGCCAGGCGCTGCTGGCGCGCCGCATGGGCAAGCCGCGCGTGATCGCCGAAACCGGCGCGGGGCAGCACGGCGTGGCCACCGCCACCGTGGCGGCCCGCTACGGCATGGAATGCATCGTCTACATGGGCAGCGAAGACATCCGCCGCCAGGCGTCGAACGTCTATCGCATGAAGCTGCTGGGCGCGAAAGTGGTGCCGGTCGAATCCGGCTCGCGCACGCTCAAGGACGCCCTGAACGAGGCCATGCGCGACTGGGTCACCAACATCGGCAACACCTTCTACATCATCGGCACCGTGGCCGGGCCCGACCCGTATCCGCGCATGGTGCGGGATTTCCAGACCGTCATCGGCAAGGAATGCCTGTGGCAGATGCCGGAAGAAGCCGGCCGCCAGCCCGACATCGTTGTCGCGGCAGTGGGCGGCGGTTCCAACGCCATGGGCATCTTCCACCCGTACATTCCTTATGAAGACGTCCAGCTGGTCGGCGTGGAAGCAGCGGGCGAAGGCGTCGAGACCGGCCGCCACGCGGCTTCCATCGCGTCCGGCCAGGTCGGCGTGCTGCACGGCAATCGCACTTATGTGATCCAGGACGCCAACGGCCAGGTGCAGGAAACGCACTCCGTGTCGGCCGGCCTGGACTACCCCGGGGTCGGCCCCGAACACGCCTGGCTGAAGGACAGCGGCCGGGCCTCCTACGTCGGCGTGACCGATGACGACGCGCTCAAGGCCTTCCACGACTGCTGCCGCATCGAAGGCATCATGCCGGCGCTGGAGTCCTCGCACGCCATCGCCCATGCCGTGCGCATCGCGCCGACCTTGCCCGCGGACACCCATATCCTGGTCTGCCTGTCCGGACGCGGCGACAAGGATATGCACACCGTGGCCGAGCGCGCCGGGCTGACGCTGTAA